A part of Gemmatimonas groenlandica genomic DNA contains:
- a CDS encoding SDR family oxidoreductase — protein MNDATGGSDLASVASIFRPGLLDGQVALVTGGGTGIGLGISQLLAELGAHVVMASRKPANLEAARADIESRGGKVSAVQLDVRDPEQVKAAVDGIAQQLGRIDVLVNNAAGNFYAPSATLSPNAWKSVVEIDLYGTFYCSQAVYPIMAAQGGGRIVSTSMTLHYRGWPMMAHATAAKAGVDALTRTLAVEWAPQRIRVNAIAPGPIPTEGVRKAFTPPADSGVPDVFAAADARMAEYAKKGIPLGRWGSPRDIANMVAFLASPAGDWITGSIFVIDGGEWLAKAPS, from the coding sequence ATGAACGATGCGACTGGTGGGTCCGATCTCGCGAGCGTGGCGTCCATCTTCCGGCCCGGGCTGCTCGACGGACAGGTCGCGCTGGTCACCGGTGGCGGCACCGGTATTGGTCTCGGTATTTCGCAACTGCTTGCCGAGCTCGGCGCGCATGTGGTGATGGCCAGCCGCAAACCGGCGAACCTCGAAGCGGCGCGCGCCGACATCGAATCGCGCGGTGGCAAGGTCAGCGCCGTGCAGCTCGACGTGCGCGATCCGGAGCAGGTGAAGGCCGCGGTCGACGGCATCGCACAGCAGCTGGGGCGTATCGACGTGCTCGTGAACAACGCGGCCGGCAACTTCTACGCACCGAGTGCGACGCTGTCGCCGAATGCGTGGAAGAGTGTGGTCGAGATCGATCTCTACGGTACGTTCTACTGCTCGCAGGCGGTGTATCCGATCATGGCGGCGCAAGGCGGCGGCCGCATCGTGAGCACGTCGATGACGTTGCACTATCGCGGCTGGCCCATGATGGCACACGCGACCGCCGCGAAGGCCGGTGTTGATGCGCTCACGCGTACGCTCGCGGTGGAGTGGGCGCCGCAGCGTATTCGCGTGAATGCGATCGCACCTGGGCCTATCCCCACCGAAGGCGTGCGCAAGGCGTTCACGCCGCCGGCCGACAGCGGCGTGCCTGACGTATTCGCCGCCGCCGATGCGCGCATGGCCGAGTACGCGAAGAAGGGGATTCCACTCGGGCGATGGGGCTCGCCGCGCGACATCGCGAACATGGTTGCGTTTCTCGCATCACCGGCAGGCGATTGGATTACGGGATCGATCTTCGTGATCGACGGCGGCGAGTGGCTCGCGAAAGCACCAAGCTGA
- a CDS encoding OmpA family protein codes for MRQVKYVAMVALAASTLGACATKGFVRKGLEEQRVALSTEKTERVAGDDALRTDVNGLRTDLNALRNDLTTMRTEFGAKITAMEGQVKFAMPVHFAFDDAAVRQDDQAALEKFAQVANQHYKGATITIEGFADPAGSADYNLRLSRERADAVRDYLVTKGLDGTALRTVGYGKTRLVRPGAQGTADGAELNRRVTFVIETPAGAATVAALSGMN; via the coding sequence ATGCGACAGGTAAAGTATGTGGCGATGGTTGCGCTCGCGGCGAGCACGTTGGGCGCCTGTGCCACGAAAGGCTTCGTGCGTAAGGGACTCGAAGAACAGCGCGTTGCGCTGAGCACTGAGAAGACCGAGCGCGTCGCTGGTGATGACGCGCTGCGCACGGATGTGAACGGTCTGCGCACGGATCTCAACGCGCTGCGGAACGACCTGACCACGATGCGTACCGAGTTCGGCGCCAAGATCACGGCCATGGAAGGACAGGTGAAGTTCGCGATGCCCGTGCACTTCGCGTTCGATGACGCTGCGGTGCGGCAGGACGATCAGGCCGCGCTCGAAAAATTCGCGCAGGTTGCCAACCAGCATTACAAGGGCGCGACGATTACGATCGAAGGTTTCGCTGATCCGGCCGGTTCGGCGGACTACAACCTGCGTCTCTCGCGTGAGCGGGCCGATGCGGTTCGTGACTACCTCGTGACGAAGGGCCTTGATGGTACGGCGCTGCGCACGGTAGGTTATGGCAAGACGCGTCTGGTTCGCCCGGGCGCACAGGGCACTGCCGATGGAGCCGAACTCAATCGTCGCGTGACCTTCGTCATCGAGACGCCGGCTGGTGCCGCTACGGTGGCTGCCTTGTCGGGCATGAACTGA